A single Thermodesulfobacteriota bacterium DNA region contains:
- a CDS encoding type II toxin-antitoxin system VapC family toxin: protein MRYMLDTNICSYVLKNRPPEVKWHFDQVGADALVVSTVVLAELYYGAARHPAGKVIRREIDDFSARLAVLPWDEAAADHYGDIRSAMERNGTPIGAMDMMIAAHARSQSCALVSNDVGHFARVPDLLTVNWAQGRP, encoded by the coding sequence ATGCGCTACATGCTGGACACCAACATCTGCAGCTATGTCCTCAAGAATCGACCGCCCGAGGTCAAATGGCATTTCGATCAGGTGGGTGCCGACGCCCTGGTGGTCTCCACGGTGGTGCTGGCGGAGCTGTACTACGGTGCGGCCCGTCATCCTGCTGGAAAGGTCATCCGCCGGGAGATCGACGACTTTTCCGCCCGGCTGGCGGTGCTCCCCTGGGATGAAGCGGCAGCAGACCACTACGGGGACATCCGGTCGGCGATGGAACGAAACGGCACCCCCATCGGCGCCATGGACATGATGATCGCCGCCCATGCCCGCAGCCAGTCCTGTGCTCTGGTCAGCAATGACGTGGGCCATTTCGCCCGGGTGCCAGACCTGCTGACTGTCAACTGGGCACAAGGCAGACCCTGA
- a CDS encoding vitamin K epoxide reductase family protein: MALLLADRRPWPDRLWLAATGLAMGCMLVFWAEHLLARTLLPGLDLCTLGAGWSCREAASHPWARIGPLPAAAWAAIIHASLFSLGPRSWADRNSHRWAGLLVGLLVVASLAFLVVMLRDLSSRCPLCLTAHGCHLVLLAILLANPRPRGLLLSRPEAAGRPWRPALALLVLALGLAAWSSDVAGQRQLTAALASPRLLAPILQGEIDRHYLAAPWQRIAGPAQGQQELTIVGSLACRHCRQLLAQVPALPLPLRDRIAIFFVPFPLAPACNPAATGDPQPERCLLAEKTRAAQEEGRFWPWLAEVDEAPGRILRRLAAQPPAGRPWSPALTAQIAAANEVPVPAIPLLLWNGQKLPPALATVPLADLLPALLAVEEDKLKDAPPVDPCDQC, from the coding sequence ATGGCCCTCCTGCTGGCGGACCGGCGACCATGGCCAGACCGGCTCTGGCTCGCCGCTACCGGCCTGGCCATGGGGTGCATGCTCGTTTTCTGGGCCGAGCACCTCCTGGCCCGGACCCTCTTGCCCGGGCTCGATCTGTGCACCCTGGGGGCAGGCTGGAGCTGCCGGGAGGCGGCCAGCCACCCCTGGGCCCGGATCGGCCCCCTGCCGGCCGCGGCCTGGGCGGCGATCATCCACGCCAGCCTTTTCTCCCTGGGACCACGCTCCTGGGCCGACCGCAACAGCCACCGGTGGGCCGGCCTCCTGGTCGGGCTCCTGGTGGTGGCCAGCCTGGCCTTTCTGGTCGTCATGCTCCGGGATCTGTCCAGCCGCTGTCCCTTGTGCCTGACCGCCCACGGCTGCCATCTCGTCCTGCTGGCCATCCTTCTGGCCAACCCCCGGCCCCGGGGCCTGCTCCTGAGCCGGCCGGAGGCGGCAGGCCGGCCCTGGCGGCCGGCCCTGGCCCTCCTGGTCCTGGCCCTGGGCCTTGCCGCCTGGAGCAGCGACGTGGCCGGCCAGCGGCAGCTGACCGCAGCCCTGGCCAGCCCCCGCCTTCTCGCCCCGATCCTCCAAGGCGAAATCGACCGCCACTACCTCGCCGCGCCCTGGCAGCGCATCGCCGGCCCGGCCCAGGGCCAACAGGAGCTGACCATCGTCGGCTCCCTGGCCTGCCGCCACTGCCGCCAGCTCCTGGCCCAGGTCCCGGCCCTGCCTCTGCCGCTCCGCGACCGGATCGCCATCTTCTTCGTGCCCTTCCCCTTGGCCCCGGCGTGCAACCCGGCCGCCACCGGCGATCCCCAGCCGGAGCGCTGCCTCCTGGCCGAGAAGACCCGGGCTGCCCAGGAGGAGGGCCGCTTCTGGCCCTGGCTGGCCGAGGTCGACGAGGCCCCAGGCCGTATCCTGCGCCGGCTGGCCGCCCAGCCCCCCGCCGGCCGTCCCTGGTCCCCGGCGCTGACGGCCCAGATCGCCGCTGCCAACGAGGTGCCGGTGCCCGCCATCCCCCTCCTGCTCTGGAACGGCCAGAAGCTGCCCCCGGCCCTGGCCACCGTGCCCCTGGCCGATCTCCTGCCTGCCCTGTTGGCCGTGGAAGAGGACAAGCTGAAAGACGCCCCCCCTGTCGATCCCTGCGACCAGTGCTGA
- a CDS encoding rhodanese-like domain-containing protein, with protein sequence MQRWNRLAVMALFMINLLVSASLAAAGDDPEFPLRAKYPSLTPIETEELAANFDTAVVVDSRNTEEYAVVHVLGAKNILVGKMQEADLLALRPKTGDPRLLVFYCNGTTCAKSYKAAEKAAGWGFDNVRVYDPGIFFWAKAQPERAELFGKKLDAESVKTAFIPKEKFEAALVPPADFLAKVASGSYTVIDVRDPNEQSEIPMRLPKTKVLTVDTLVGLLEKKSPAVPRSGLLIFDNVGHQVMWVQYYLEKEGITDYFFLKGGVRQLKEEGYDATGKKG encoded by the coding sequence ATGCAGCGCTGGAACCGTTTGGCAGTGATGGCCCTGTTCATGATCAATCTGCTGGTGTCTGCCAGCCTGGCCGCTGCCGGGGACGATCCGGAGTTCCCGTTGCGGGCCAAGTACCCGAGCCTTACCCCCATCGAGACCGAAGAGCTGGCCGCCAACTTCGATACGGCCGTCGTCGTCGACTCCCGCAACACCGAGGAATACGCCGTGGTCCACGTCCTCGGCGCCAAGAACATCCTGGTGGGCAAGATGCAGGAGGCGGATCTCCTGGCCCTGCGGCCCAAGACCGGGGATCCCCGGCTGCTGGTCTTCTACTGCAACGGCACCACCTGCGCCAAGAGCTACAAGGCGGCGGAGAAGGCCGCGGGCTGGGGCTTCGACAACGTGCGGGTCTACGACCCCGGCATCTTCTTCTGGGCCAAGGCCCAGCCGGAGCGGGCCGAGCTCTTCGGCAAGAAGCTCGACGCCGAAAGCGTCAAGACCGCCTTCATCCCCAAGGAGAAGTTCGAGGCCGCCCTCGTGCCGCCAGCAGACTTCCTGGCCAAGGTGGCGAGCGGCTCCTACACTGTGATCGACGTCCGGGACCCCAATGAGCAGAGCGAAATCCCCATGCGCCTACCCAAGACCAAGGTTTTGACCGTGGATACCCTGGTGGGCCTCTTGGAGAAGAAGAGCCCGGCGGTGCCCCGCTCCGGCCTCCTGATCTTCGACAACGTCGGCCACCAGGTGATGTGGGTCCAGTACTACCTGGAGAAGGAAGGGATCACCGACTACTTCTTCCTCAAGGGTGGCGTGCGCCAGCTCAAGGAAGAAGGCTACGACGCCACCGGCAAGAAGGGCTAG
- the vapB gene encoding type II toxin-antitoxin system VapB family antitoxin yields the protein MPQTAKIFKNGRSQAVRLPAEFRFACREVFVERQGEAIILRPKPSGWDDFFERPSAVPQDFLADRNDPPPPDRDLF from the coding sequence ATGCCTCAGACAGCGAAGATCTTCAAGAATGGTCGCAGCCAGGCGGTCCGCCTGCCGGCCGAGTTCCGGTTTGCGTGCCGGGAGGTGTTCGTGGAGCGGCAAGGGGAGGCGATCATCCTCCGGCCGAAGCCCTCCGGGTGGGACGATTTTTTTGAACGGCCATCTGCAGTGCCGCAGGACTTCTTGGCTGACCGCAACGATCCGCCCCCTCCGGACCGGGACTTGTTCTGA
- a CDS encoding methyl-accepting chemotaxis protein: MALRMPAITITIKLITASVVMAAIALFLGFQGVRGIEKEQAITARLFQESVLPLEKTQHLTLVLARVRLAEFAHIRESDPEVMAAIEATIKEEEEALGRQLVELDAGAKGEVAATLERIATGWASYQKIRDEVLKASVEFFKEDALMQASGPGAESFRTLFAEVDALGTKTVEQGAESHQRAEAIQTEIRRSLLLAVLAGTALALLFGLAIARDISRPLRQAMAFVQEVASGDLTRRLELAQRDEIGTLTGAMNMMIDKVAGMIRESGQAARHIVNSTSRQAESLEETSSSLEDLTTRVRQNADNSTQADALMRETAGVVETAYASMKTLTESMKAIAGASDQTARIVKTIDEIAFQTNLLALNAAVEAARAGEAGAGFAVVADEVRSLAMRAAEAAKSTAALIDDTQKKVKEGTSLVSRTHTDFARVEETARRVGTLISEVTAATSEQARGIERIFTAVAEMDRLVQESVLVSEELATAMARFRVEGEEEVGVPAVIEGH, from the coding sequence ATGGCGTTGCGCATGCCCGCCATCACCATCACCATCAAGCTCATCACCGCGTCGGTGGTCATGGCGGCCATCGCCCTCTTTCTCGGCTTCCAGGGGGTGCGGGGCATCGAGAAGGAGCAGGCGATCACCGCCCGCCTGTTCCAGGAGAGCGTTCTGCCCCTGGAGAAGACCCAGCACCTCACCCTGGTGCTGGCCCGGGTGCGGCTGGCCGAGTTCGCCCATATCCGGGAATCGGACCCGGAGGTCATGGCCGCCATCGAGGCGACGATCAAGGAGGAGGAAGAGGCCCTGGGCCGCCAGCTGGTGGAGCTGGACGCCGGGGCCAAAGGCGAGGTGGCCGCCACGCTGGAGCGGATCGCCACCGGCTGGGCCAGCTACCAGAAGATCCGGGACGAGGTCCTGAAGGCCAGCGTCGAGTTCTTCAAGGAGGACGCCCTGATGCAGGCCAGTGGCCCGGGGGCCGAGAGCTTCCGGACCCTGTTCGCCGAGGTCGATGCCCTGGGGACGAAGACCGTCGAGCAGGGCGCCGAGAGCCACCAGCGGGCGGAGGCCATCCAGACCGAGATCCGCCGCAGCCTGCTCCTGGCGGTCCTCGCTGGCACGGCCCTGGCGCTCCTCTTCGGCCTGGCCATTGCCCGGGACATCTCCCGCCCCTTGCGGCAGGCGATGGCCTTTGTCCAGGAGGTGGCCAGTGGCGACCTCACCCGGCGTCTGGAGCTGGCGCAGCGGGACGAGATCGGCACCCTCACCGGCGCCATGAACATGATGATCGACAAGGTGGCGGGCATGATCCGGGAGTCGGGACAGGCCGCCCGGCACATCGTCAACAGCACCAGCCGCCAGGCCGAATCCCTGGAGGAGACCTCCAGCTCGCTGGAGGATCTCACCACCCGGGTACGCCAGAACGCCGACAACTCCACCCAGGCCGATGCCCTGATGCGGGAGACCGCCGGGGTGGTGGAGACCGCCTATGCCTCCATGAAGACCCTCACCGAGTCCATGAAGGCCATCGCCGGGGCCAGCGATCAGACCGCCCGCATCGTCAAGACCATCGACGAGATCGCCTTCCAGACCAACCTCCTGGCCCTGAACGCCGCCGTGGAGGCAGCCCGGGCCGGCGAGGCCGGCGCCGGCTTCGCGGTGGTGGCGGACGAGGTGCGGAGCCTGGCCATGCGCGCCGCCGAAGCAGCCAAGAGCACGGCAGCGCTCATCGACGACACCCAGAAGAAGGTCAAGGAGGGCACCAGCCTGGTCAGCCGCACCCACACCGATTTCGCCCGGGTGGAGGAGACCGCCCGGCGGGTCGGCACCCTGATCAGCGAGGTGACCGCCGCCACCAGCGAGCAGGCCCGGGGCATTGAGCGCATCTTCACCGCCGTTGCCGAGATGGACCGTCTGGTTCAGGAAAGCGTCCTGGTCTCCGAGGAGCTGGCCACAGCCATGGCGCGCTTCCGGGTCGAGGGCGAGGAGGAGGTCGGGGTCCCGGCGGTGATCGAAGGGCATTGA